One part of the Amaranthus tricolor cultivar Red isolate AtriRed21 chromosome 16, ASM2621246v1, whole genome shotgun sequence genome encodes these proteins:
- the LOC130802306 gene encoding 14-3-3-like protein → MTADSSREENVYLAKLAEQAERYEEMVEFMEKVAKMADAEELTVEERNLLSVAYKNVIGARRASWRIISSIEQKEESRGNEDHVATIKEYRGKIETELSKICDGILNILESHLIPSASSAESKVFYLKMKGDYHRYLAEFKTGAERKEAAENTLLAYKSAQDIALAELAPTHPIRLGLALNFSVFYYEILNSPDRACNLAKQAFDEAISELDTLGEESYKDSTLIMQLLRDNLTLWTSDNAEEGGDEIKEAAGKRESGEGQPQ, encoded by the exons ATGACAGCTGATTCGTCAAGGGAAGAAAATGTGTACTTGGCCAAGTTGGCTGAGCAGGCTGAGCGCTATGAGGAAATGGTGGAGTTCATGGAAAAAGTTGCAAAGATGGCAGATGCTGAGGAATTAACTGTGGAGGAGAGGAATTTATTGTCTGTAGCTTACAAGAATGTTATTGGTGCAAGGAGGGCTTCTTGGAGGATTATTTCCTCTATTGAACAGAAGGAGGAAAGCAGAGGAAATGAAGACCATGTTGCTACCATTAAGGAATACAGGGGTAAGATTGAGACTGAGCTTAGCAAGATCTGTGATGGGATTTTGAATATCCTCGAGTCACACCTCATCCCTTCAGCTTCCTCAGCTGAGTCTAAGGTCTTCTACCTTAAGATGAAGGGTGACTATCACAGGTACCTTGCTGAGTTCAAGACTGGAGCTGAGCGCAAGGAGGCTGCTGAAAATACCCTTTTGGCCTACAAGTCTGCTCAG GATATTGCTCTTGCTGAATTGGCCCCAACTCATCCAATTAGGCTTGGGCTTGCTCTTAACTTCTCAGTCTTCTACTATGAGATTCTGAATTCACCTGACCGTGCCTGCAATCTTGCAAAACAG GCTTTTGACGAGGCTATCTCTGAACTCGACACATTGGGAGAGGAGTCATACAAGGATAGTACATTGATCATGCAGCTTCTGCGAGACAACTTGACTCTTTGGACTTCGGACAATGCG GAGGAGGGTGGTGACGAGATCAAGGAAGCTGCAGGAAAACGTGAATCAGGCGAGGGTCAGCCACAGTAG
- the LOC130802307 gene encoding ultraviolet-B receptor UVR8-like isoform X2, whose product MSSAVIAWGSGEDGQLGIGNNEDKEWVCQVKALENYSVSSVVAGSRNSLALCQDGKLFTWGWNQRGTLGHPPETKTENIPSQVKALANVKIVQAAIGGWHCLAVDDQGCAYAWGGNEYGQCGEDPEKDDTGRLLRRDIVIPQRCATLLTVRQVAAGGTHSVVLTRDGHVWTWGQPWPPGDIKQIFVPVRVQGLEKVRLIAAGAFHNLALEEDGTLWAWGNNEYGQLGTGDTQPRSQPIRVQGLSGLTLVDIAAGGWHSTALTNEGEVYGWGRGEHGRLGFGDDKSSKMLPQQVQLLAGEDVIQCKVAI is encoded by the exons ATGTCTTCCGCCGTCATCGCTTG GGGTTCTGGAGAAGATGGGCAATTAGGAATTGGTAATAATGAAGATAAAGAATGGGTTTGTCAAGTTAAAGCTCTTGAAAATTACTCTGTTTCTTCTGTTGTTGCTGGAAGTCGCAATTCTCTTGCTCTTTGTCAAGATGGGAAG TTGTTTACATGGGGATGGAACCAAAGAGGGACCTTGGGGCATCCACCTGAGACTAAGACTGAAAATATTCCAAGTCAGGTTAAAGCTCTAGCTAATGTGAAAATTGTACAG GCTGCCATTGGTGGATGGCATTGCTTAGCTGTTGATGATCAAGGCTGCGCTTATGCTTGGG GTGGTAACGAGTATGGGCAGTGTGGCGAAGATCCCGAGAAGGATGACACGGGTAGACTTTTGAGAAGGGATATTGTGATACCTCAGCGATGTGCAACTCTGTTGACAGTGCGCCAG GTGGCTGCTGGCGGCACACATTCAGTGGTTCTTACACGTGACGGACACGTATGGACTTGGGGTCAGCCATGGCCGCCTGGAGATAT AAAGCAAATTTTTGTCCCGGTTCGAGTACAAGGACTTGAAAAGGTGCGGTTAATCGCAGCGGGTGCATTTCATAATTTGGCTCTTGAAGAAGATGGAACCTTGTGGGCATGGGGTAATAACGAGTACGGGCAACTTGGAACTGGAGATACTCAACCAAGATCACAACCTATTCGTGTACAAGGGCTCTCTGGTCTTACATTG GTTGATATCGCTGCTGGTGGTTGGCATTCTACGGCTTTGACGAATGAAGGAGAG GTGTATGGTTGGGGCCGAGGAGAACATGGACGGCTTGGATTCGGAGATGACAAGAGCAGTAAAATGTTGCCCCAACAGGTGCAACTTTTAGCTGGAGAAGATGTAATTCAG TGTAAGGTTGCCATTTAA
- the LOC130802307 gene encoding ultraviolet-B receptor UVR8-like isoform X1, with amino-acid sequence MSSAVIAWGSGEDGQLGIGNNEDKEWVCQVKALENYSVSSVVAGSRNSLALCQDGKLFTWGWNQRGTLGHPPETKTENIPSQVKALANVKIVQAAIGGWHCLAVDDQGCAYAWGGNEYGQCGEDPEKDDTGRLLRRDIVIPQRCATLLTVRQVAAGGTHSVVLTRDGHVWTWGQPWPPGDIKQIFVPVRVQGLEKVRLIAAGAFHNLALEEDGTLWAWGNNEYGQLGTGDTQPRSQPIRVQGLSGLTLVDIAAGGWHSTALTNEGEVYGWGRGEHGRLGFGDDKSSKMLPQQVQLLAGEDVIQVSCGGTHSVALTRDGRMFSFGRGDHGRLGFGRKVTTGHPMEVPINLPPPKNISEEDNAEGRWRANLIACGGRHTLAIVEWQPNDHE; translated from the exons ATGTCTTCCGCCGTCATCGCTTG GGGTTCTGGAGAAGATGGGCAATTAGGAATTGGTAATAATGAAGATAAAGAATGGGTTTGTCAAGTTAAAGCTCTTGAAAATTACTCTGTTTCTTCTGTTGTTGCTGGAAGTCGCAATTCTCTTGCTCTTTGTCAAGATGGGAAG TTGTTTACATGGGGATGGAACCAAAGAGGGACCTTGGGGCATCCACCTGAGACTAAGACTGAAAATATTCCAAGTCAGGTTAAAGCTCTAGCTAATGTGAAAATTGTACAG GCTGCCATTGGTGGATGGCATTGCTTAGCTGTTGATGATCAAGGCTGCGCTTATGCTTGGG GTGGTAACGAGTATGGGCAGTGTGGCGAAGATCCCGAGAAGGATGACACGGGTAGACTTTTGAGAAGGGATATTGTGATACCTCAGCGATGTGCAACTCTGTTGACAGTGCGCCAG GTGGCTGCTGGCGGCACACATTCAGTGGTTCTTACACGTGACGGACACGTATGGACTTGGGGTCAGCCATGGCCGCCTGGAGATAT AAAGCAAATTTTTGTCCCGGTTCGAGTACAAGGACTTGAAAAGGTGCGGTTAATCGCAGCGGGTGCATTTCATAATTTGGCTCTTGAAGAAGATGGAACCTTGTGGGCATGGGGTAATAACGAGTACGGGCAACTTGGAACTGGAGATACTCAACCAAGATCACAACCTATTCGTGTACAAGGGCTCTCTGGTCTTACATTG GTTGATATCGCTGCTGGTGGTTGGCATTCTACGGCTTTGACGAATGAAGGAGAG GTGTATGGTTGGGGCCGAGGAGAACATGGACGGCTTGGATTCGGAGATGACAAGAGCAGTAAAATGTTGCCCCAACAGGTGCAACTTTTAGCTGGAGAAGATGTAATTCAG GTGTCATGTGGAGGAACTCATTCGGTTGCACTGACACGAGATGGACGCATGTTTTCT TTTGGGCGAGGCGACCATGGGCGTTTAGGATTCGGAAGGAAGGTGACAACTGGTCATCCAATGGAGGTGCCTATAAACCTCCCACCTCCAAAAAATATTAGCGAGGAGGATAATGCTGAAGGGCGTTGGCGGGCTAACCTCATTGCTTGTGGTGGTCGGCATACTCTAGCTATTGTTGAATGGCAACCTAATGACCAtgaataa